One genomic segment of Clostridium saccharoperbutylacetonicum N1-4(HMT) includes these proteins:
- the rpsR gene encoding 30S ribosomal protein S18 — translation MSREEGNNGRRPGGKMRRSRKKVCAFCVDKAEFIDYKDINKLRKYVTERGKILPRRISGACAKHQRELTSSIKRARNIALLPFTTE, via the coding sequence ATGAGCAGAGAAGAAGGTAACAACGGTAGAAGACCTGGCGGTAAAATGAGAAGATCTAGAAAAAAAGTTTGTGCTTTTTGTGTAGATAAGGCTGAATTTATCGATTATAAAGATATAAATAAGCTAAGAAAGTATGTTACAGAAAGAGGAAAGATTCTTCCTAGAAGAATTTCTGGAGCTTGCGCTAAACATCAAAGAGAATTAACATCTTCAATTAAGAGAGCAAGAAACATAGCATTATTACCATTCACAACAGAATAA